One Capsicum annuum cultivar UCD-10X-F1 chromosome 2, UCD10Xv1.1, whole genome shotgun sequence genomic window carries:
- the LOC107859802 gene encoding acidic endochitinase pcht28 precursor (The RefSeq protein has 1 substitution compared to this genomic sequence), producing the protein MEFSVSPVALSCLFFLFLITGTLAQNIGSIVTRDLFERMLSFRNNAACPGKGFYTYEAFITAANSFPAFGTTGDNTARKKEVAAFFGQTSHETNGGRAGTFNGGYCFVRQIDQSDRYYGRGPIQLTHRSNYERAGRGIGVGQDLVNNPDKVATNPVISFKTAIWFWMTAQDNKPSCHDVIIGRWKPSPADRSANRVPGYGVITNIINGGIECGKGRNGAVESRIGFYKRYCGMLNVPTGNNLDCYNQKNFAQG; encoded by the exons ATGGAGTTCTCTGTATCACCAGTGGCATTGTCTTGTCTCTTTTTCTTGTTCCTAATTACAGGAACTTTGGCACAAAATATTGGTTCAATTGTAACCAGGGACTTGTTTGAACGGATGCTGAGTTTTAGGAACAACGCTGCATGTCCTGGCAAGGGATTCTACACTTATGAAGCATTCATAACTGCAGCCAATTCCTTTCCAGCTTTTGGTACTACTGGTGATAATACTGCCCGTAAGAAAGAAGTTGCTGCCTTTTTTGGTCAAACTTCTCATGAAACTAATG GAGGTCGTGCAGGAACATTTAACGGAGGATATTGCTTTGTTAGGCAAATTGACCAGTCAGACAGATACTATGGGAGAGGACCTATCCAATTGACACA CCGATCTAACTACGAGCGCGCAGGAAGGGGCATTGGTGTTGGACAAGACTTAGTGAACAACCCTGATAAAGTGGCCACTAATCCTGTTATATCATTCAAAACAGCAATATGGTTCTGGATGACAGCACAGGATAATAAGCCATCATGCCACGACGTTATCATTGGACGATGGAGGCCATCACCAGCAGATAGGTCAGCAAATCGAGTGCCAGGCTACGGTGTCATAACCAACATTATTAATGGTGGAATTGAATGTGGGAAGGGTCGGAATGGTGCTGTAGAAAGTCGAATTGGATTTTACAAGAGGTACTGTGGTATGTTAAATGTTCCCACTGGAAACAACCTGGACTGTTACAATCAAAAGAACTTTGCCCAGGGTTAG